A genomic window from Chlorobium phaeobacteroides DSM 266 includes:
- a CDS encoding UDP-glucose 4-epimerase family protein — MILLTGVTGFVGSALNKRLLQDNVSVRAAVRSEISELPKGVDLVQVGDLNPDIDWRGALSEVDAIVHLAARVHVMHDVVADPLAEFRRVNLEGTLNLAQQAALAGVRRFVFVSSVKVNGESTVLGKPFSPDDQPDPQDHYGISKYEAERGLLDLVSEKTGMEVVIIRPPLVYGPGVKANFASMMSWLDRGVPLPLGSVHNQRSLVALDNLVDLIVTCLDHPKAVNQTFLVSDGEDLSTSELLQRMGRALGKPARLIPVPVGVMQFAANLLGKGAVAQRLFGSLQVDSSKARDLLGWKPVVTVDEALQKTADAFNTSHKK, encoded by the coding sequence ATGATTCTTCTCACTGGCGTAACAGGATTTGTAGGCTCAGCGTTGAATAAACGTCTTTTGCAAGACAATGTGTCCGTCCGAGCAGCTGTACGCAGTGAGATATCTGAGTTACCAAAGGGTGTAGATCTGGTTCAAGTTGGAGATTTGAATCCTGATATTGATTGGCGAGGAGCATTGAGTGAAGTTGATGCTATCGTTCATCTTGCTGCGCGAGTGCATGTTATGCATGATGTGGTTGCAGACCCGCTGGCTGAGTTTCGTCGGGTGAATCTCGAAGGCACACTGAACCTTGCGCAGCAGGCCGCGTTGGCCGGTGTTCGGCGTTTTGTGTTTGTGAGTTCCGTAAAGGTTAATGGTGAGTCTACGGTTTTGGGCAAGCCGTTTTCTCCAGATGATCAGCCTGATCCGCAGGATCATTATGGTATCAGCAAGTATGAGGCTGAAAGGGGTTTACTTGATTTGGTGTCAGAAAAAACCGGGATGGAGGTGGTAATTATTCGCCCTCCGCTAGTGTATGGCCCCGGTGTTAAAGCAAATTTTGCATCCATGATGAGTTGGCTTGACCGGGGAGTTCCTCTACCTTTGGGTTCTGTTCATAATCAACGCAGTCTCGTTGCGCTGGATAACCTTGTTGATTTGATTGTAACATGTCTTGATCATCCGAAAGCAGTTAATCAGACGTTTCTTGTTTCGGACGGTGAAGATCTCTCCACTTCAGAGCTGCTGCAGCGGATGGGGCGTGCTCTGGGTAAGCCGGCTCGATTGATTCCTGTTCCGGTCGGGGTGATGCAGTTTGCCGCAAACCTGCTTGGGAAGGGTGCCGTTGCCCAACGTCTTTTTGGATCACTACAGGTTGATAGCTCGAAAGCTCGTGATCTTCTTGGTTGGAAGCCTGTCGTGACGGTTGATGAGGCGTTACAAAAAACGGCTGATGCTTTTAACACATCGCATAAAAAGTAA
- a CDS encoding polysaccharide deacetylase family protein gives MNILTFDIEEWFHLFDNVFTDDLNQWSNYESRIQSNMDRLFFMLEKKNQRATFFCLGWIAEKYPNIIREITIRGYEIGSHTSLHQLVYKQTNHQFREDLKSSLGTLEAITGIKVKYFRAPGFSITENNKWAFEILSEQGIEIDCSVFPAAHSYGGFPSYKTPLPSIISYNGITIKELPINFQTMFGKPVIFSGGGYFRLFPYQLIKYWGNQSDYLMTYFHPRDFDPDQPLIKELSFSRRFKSYVGLKGAEKKLGRLLHDFDFIDIATADTLIDWKKAPRVQL, from the coding sequence ATGAATATACTAACATTTGATATAGAAGAGTGGTTTCATTTGTTTGATAATGTTTTTACTGATGATTTGAATCAGTGGAGCAACTATGAGAGTCGTATTCAGTCTAATATGGATCGACTTTTTTTTATGCTTGAAAAAAAGAATCAGCGTGCTACTTTTTTCTGTCTTGGATGGATAGCTGAAAAATATCCAAATATCATCAGAGAGATAACAATTCGAGGGTATGAAATAGGCTCTCATACCAGTCTGCATCAGTTAGTTTATAAACAGACAAATCATCAGTTTAGAGAAGATTTGAAAAGCTCTTTAGGGACTCTTGAGGCTATAACAGGTATAAAGGTTAAATATTTCAGGGCGCCAGGATTTTCAATTACAGAAAACAATAAATGGGCTTTTGAGATTTTATCGGAACAAGGCATAGAGATTGACTGCTCAGTATTTCCTGCTGCTCATTCGTATGGCGGTTTCCCATCTTACAAGACGCCTCTTCCTTCAATAATCTCTTATAATGGCATTACTATCAAAGAGCTTCCTATAAACTTTCAAACGATGTTTGGTAAGCCAGTTATTTTTTCAGGAGGTGGATATTTCAGATTATTTCCTTATCAGTTGATTAAATACTGGGGAAATCAATCGGATTATCTTATGACATATTTTCATCCAAGAGATTTCGATCCGGATCAGCCTCTTATAAAAGAATTATCATTTTCAAGACGTTTTAAATCCTATGTGGGTCTTAAAGGTGCTGAGAAGAAGTTAGGGAGGTTGTTACATGATTTCGATTTTATTGATATAGCAACAGCGGATACGTTGATTGATTGGAAGAAGGCGCCAAGAGTTCAGTTATAA
- a CDS encoding carboxylate--amine ligase — protein sequence MANVLLLDAHTIQALPVMKALKKSGHKVFIECETKKSYGYYSRYSDVKFIKPLVDYNSNVYLQHIIKLVEKYDIDILLPLFDDSAQFASKYKEILKCILLLSVPTYDVFLKGYRKNNLMCFCKENGIPHPKTIELTIENIDYAAEYTGLPAIIKPDISFGARGMMFVNNIKEIKILLKNILRIYGTCTLQEFIPPGGRQYMVHHFRTVADEFLSSMVVEKIRYYPETGGSSCCNRTISYVEIETLTKKVLSKLNWEGIAHFDLIEDPRDNVIKIMEINPRLSGSIKSSFKAGVDYANIYVDYCLGNQIENYNIKYNVYVRYLGLDILWFLKSVNRFNSNPSWFKFIGKDICFQEGGLDDPFPFLFGTYSGIKKLFDFDFRKSKSGLR from the coding sequence ATGGCTAATGTGTTATTGCTGGATGCTCATACAATACAAGCTCTTCCTGTTATGAAGGCTCTGAAAAAATCAGGCCACAAAGTATTTATTGAATGTGAGACGAAAAAATCATATGGATATTATAGTAGGTATTCTGATGTAAAATTTATAAAACCATTAGTTGATTATAATTCAAATGTATATTTGCAACATATAATTAAACTGGTTGAAAAGTACGATATTGATATACTGCTTCCGCTGTTTGATGATTCCGCCCAGTTCGCAAGTAAATATAAAGAAATATTAAAATGTATATTGTTATTATCAGTGCCTACGTATGATGTTTTCTTAAAAGGTTACAGGAAAAATAATCTTATGTGTTTTTGTAAGGAAAATGGAATACCTCATCCAAAGACAATTGAATTAACAATAGAAAATATAGATTATGCTGCAGAGTATACTGGGTTGCCTGCTATAATAAAGCCAGATATTAGTTTTGGGGCAAGGGGAATGATGTTTGTTAATAATATTAAAGAAATAAAGATACTATTAAAAAATATATTGAGAATATATGGAACGTGTACACTACAAGAATTTATACCTCCAGGTGGCAGACAATATATGGTACATCATTTTAGAACAGTTGCTGATGAATTTTTATCATCAATGGTTGTTGAAAAAATAAGGTACTATCCGGAAACAGGGGGGAGTAGTTGTTGTAACAGAACAATTTCATACGTAGAAATAGAGACATTGACTAAAAAAGTTCTTAGCAAGCTCAATTGGGAAGGTATTGCTCATTTTGACCTTATCGAGGATCCTCGTGATAATGTAATTAAAATTATGGAGATTAACCCGAGACTTTCTGGTAGTATAAAATCTTCATTTAAAGCGGGTGTTGATTATGCTAATATATACGTTGATTATTGCCTTGGTAATCAGATAGAAAATTACAATATAAAGTATAATGTTTATGTTAGATACTTAGGGCTAGATATTTTATGGTTTTTAAAAAGTGTTAATCGTTTTAATTCAAACCCATCATGGTTTAAATTTATAGGGAAAGATATTTGTTTTCAAGAGGGCGGATTAGATGATCCTTTTCCGTTCCTGTTTGGAACATATTCTGGTATAAAAAAGTTATTTGATTTTGATTTTAGAAAATCAAAATCAGGCCTTAGATAA
- a CDS encoding acyltransferase, with protein sequence MKKVVFERPSKIKYTIYILRSVFSIEFIKHLAYLFVYFIINFTRGRCIAKIGVNTKLHPTVLMREAERIIIGDNCLINHNNVLQAGKKDAKIVIGNYVHTGPNVMMFAYNHVFDDPHIPSKNQQYYEGDIIICDDVWIGAGSIILAGVTIGKGVVVAAGTVVNKNITPFTVVGGVPAKVLKIRE encoded by the coding sequence ATGAAAAAAGTTGTATTTGAGAGACCCTCAAAGATTAAATATACTATATATATATTAAGATCAGTTTTCTCTATTGAGTTTATTAAACATCTTGCTTATTTGTTTGTATATTTTATAATCAACTTTACAAGAGGAAGATGTATTGCAAAAATCGGAGTTAATACAAAGTTGCATCCTACCGTATTAATGAGAGAGGCTGAACGTATCATAATCGGTGATAATTGCTTAATTAATCATAATAATGTATTACAAGCAGGGAAAAAAGATGCTAAAATTGTAATTGGAAATTATGTTCATACTGGCCCAAATGTTATGATGTTTGCATACAATCATGTATTTGATGATCCTCATATACCTTCCAAAAATCAACAATATTATGAAGGGGATATAATTATATGTGATGACGTATGGATAGGTGCTGGATCTATCATTCTTGCTGGCGTGACAATAGGAAAGGGTGTTGTTGTTGCTGCGGGTACAGTTGTGAATAAAAATATCACGCCGTTTACAGTGGTTGGTGGGGTACCTGCTAAAGTCTTAAAAATTAGAGAATAG
- a CDS encoding DDE-type integrase/transposase/recombinase: MFLEAIVDWYSRKMQACWLSNMMDSSFCVSSWQEAFGKYGTPEIFNTDQGAQFTSESFIGSIKEYSDVRISLDGRGRALDNFFIESLWCSLKHEDLYMNGYSSGVKLYQGLRVYFRLYNTELVPTLVGLSNLRCCLCFGNRWLSKDCG; encoded by the coding sequence ATGTTTCTGGAAGCTATTGTCGACTGGTATTCCCGAAAAATGCAGGCATGCTGGCTATCAAACATGATGGACAGCAGTTTCTGTGTTTCCTCCTGGCAGGAAGCGTTCGGTAAATACGGAACGCCTGAAATTTTCAATACTGATCAGGGAGCTCAGTTCACCAGCGAATCATTCATAGGGTCTATCAAGGAATATTCAGACGTTCGTATCAGCTTGGATGGAAGAGGTCGGGCGCTGGATAACTTTTTCATCGAAAGTCTGTGGTGCAGCCTCAAGCATGAAGACCTGTATATGAATGGCTACTCCTCGGGAGTTAAACTGTATCAGGGATTACGGGTCTATTTCCGGCTCTACAACACCGAGTTGGTTCCAACATTAGTTGGGCTATCAAACCTCAGATGTTGTCTATGCTTCGGGAACAGGTGGTTGAGCAAGGATTGTGGGTAA
- a CDS encoding oligosaccharide flippase family protein — protein sequence MDIFLKYINKFYSSGFVRSVMALTAGTLFSQIIIFISSPLITRLYSPDVFGVLGVFMSLVTLISPVIGLMYPMAIVLPENDKEAVSVFWVSIIATIIITILSYLLIYILYVFQIRIKFISIDLLYWVCFVFGMNGIAQCFQYWLIRNQKFYLNAIAEASQSLVFIIIVLSIGYFYPNQWVLIFAAVLRSLIFFLFLMYGSFKYTNILSFDCSLSHMIKVAKEYISFPVYRMPQKLVNSIGLNIPVIFIGTYFNSSNVGYYSLSKNVVSVPVRLIGKSIADVFYPKLNNSKLKSCDIYNMLMKTTIVLSIAIILPFALFFLLSPEIFSFLYGQAWREAGEYAKWIAIWLFFGLINQPVVVAVSVLSLDREYFVYEVFSLILRSLFIFIGMYYYGSALACIILYSLISAICNMVLIIYVLIVARNNRDISFSK from the coding sequence ATGGACATTTTTCTTAAATATATAAATAAATTTTATTCAAGTGGTTTTGTTAGAAGTGTTATGGCTTTAACAGCGGGAACTTTATTTTCTCAAATTATTATATTTATATCATCGCCGTTAATAACAAGATTGTATAGTCCTGATGTTTTTGGCGTATTAGGCGTATTCATGTCATTAGTGACACTTATAAGTCCTGTAATTGGATTAATGTATCCTATGGCAATTGTTTTGCCTGAAAATGATAAAGAGGCGGTATCCGTATTTTGGGTTTCTATTATAGCTACAATAATTATAACGATTTTGTCTTATTTGTTAATATATATATTATATGTGTTCCAGATAAGAATAAAATTCATTTCAATTGATTTATTATATTGGGTATGTTTTGTGTTTGGGATGAATGGAATTGCTCAATGCTTTCAGTATTGGTTAATTAGAAATCAAAAGTTTTATTTAAATGCTATCGCCGAAGCATCTCAGTCTCTTGTATTTATTATAATTGTCTTGTCAATAGGGTATTTTTATCCAAATCAATGGGTCTTAATATTTGCGGCAGTACTTAGGAGTTTAATATTTTTTCTATTTTTAATGTATGGATCTTTTAAGTATACAAATATTTTATCTTTTGATTGTAGTTTATCACATATGATTAAAGTGGCAAAGGAGTATATATCTTTTCCTGTATATAGAATGCCTCAAAAACTTGTTAATTCCATAGGCTTAAATATACCTGTTATATTTATAGGGACGTATTTTAATTCATCAAATGTGGGTTATTATTCGTTGAGTAAAAATGTTGTTAGTGTTCCTGTAAGATTGATTGGAAAATCAATAGCAGATGTATTTTATCCAAAGCTTAATAACTCTAAACTAAAGTCTTGTGATATCTATAATATGTTGATGAAAACAACTATTGTTCTGTCTATTGCTATTATTCTGCCATTTGCATTATTTTTTTTATTATCACCTGAAATATTTTCTTTTTTATATGGCCAAGCATGGAGAGAAGCTGGAGAGTATGCTAAATGGATCGCTATATGGTTATTTTTTGGTTTAATTAATCAACCTGTTGTAGTCGCTGTTTCTGTTCTATCCCTCGATAGGGAATATTTTGTGTATGAAGTATTTAGTTTAATTTTGAGATCCCTTTTTATATTTATCGGGATGTATTATTATGGTAGTGCTCTGGCCTGTATTATATTATACTCACTGATAAGTGCGATATGTAATATGGTTTTAATTATTTATGTTTTAATAGTTGCAAGAAACAATAGGGATATTTCTTTTTCTAAATAA
- the ltrA gene encoding group II intron reverse transcriptase/maturase, translating into MMYGTEKSDLPILPEKRANKAGKPVAEFVEGRGGNKRNAELQSMARTQGREAVFQAQGRIREAVTRNRGEKLTALLHHISVDCLRWSYFELKKTAATGVDGITWKDYGEGLEENLADLHRRIHTGAYRAQPSRRKYIPKANGQQRPLGIAALEDKIVQRAVVAILTPIYEAEFLGFSYGFRPGRSQHDALDALAYGIKVKKIGWVLDADISRFFDTISHEWMIRFLEHRIGDKRIVRLIIKWLKAGVLEDSVRIEAEEGTPQGAVISPLLANIYLHYAYDLWAKQWREKHCKGDMIVVRFADDSVAGFQNKEDGERFLADLKERLAKFALTLHPEKTRLIEFGRYAAKNRQRRGQGRPETFDFLGFTHICGEKVVGKGFQLLRKTKRGSVRTKLGEVKKELRRRMHVSVSEQGKWLNSVLRGHYAYFAVPTNTRALSAFRYHVARRWMKSLRRRSQRHVMTWERMMIYIDQYLPNPKILHPWPEQRFCVKHSS; encoded by the coding sequence ATGATGTACGGTACGGAGAAGTCAGACCTGCCCATACTACCGGAGAAGCGAGCGAACAAAGCGGGTAAGCCCGTAGCGGAGTTCGTGGAGGGAAGGGGTGGGAACAAGAGAAATGCGGAACTGCAAAGCATGGCCCGGACACAGGGTCGGGAAGCCGTGTTCCAAGCGCAGGGTCGCATACGTGAAGCAGTAACCAGAAATCGAGGAGAAAAGCTGACAGCGCTTCTGCATCACATCTCCGTAGACTGCCTGCGCTGGTCGTACTTCGAACTGAAGAAGACCGCAGCAACGGGAGTCGATGGGATAACGTGGAAAGATTACGGGGAAGGACTGGAAGAGAACCTTGCAGACCTGCACCGGCGAATCCACACGGGAGCGTACCGGGCACAGCCATCGCGCCGGAAGTACATACCGAAGGCAAATGGCCAACAACGACCGCTCGGCATCGCCGCATTGGAAGACAAAATTGTACAGCGGGCAGTGGTGGCGATTCTCACGCCAATCTACGAAGCGGAGTTTCTGGGGTTCAGCTATGGATTCCGTCCGGGACGCAGTCAGCATGATGCGCTGGATGCACTCGCATACGGGATCAAGGTGAAGAAAATCGGCTGGGTATTGGACGCCGATATTTCCCGGTTTTTTGATACGATCAGCCATGAGTGGATGATACGCTTTTTGGAACACCGTATCGGTGACAAGCGGATTGTCCGACTGATTATCAAGTGGCTGAAAGCTGGGGTACTGGAAGATAGCGTACGGATCGAGGCAGAAGAAGGAACACCGCAGGGAGCCGTGATATCACCGCTCCTTGCGAACATCTACCTTCACTATGCTTATGACCTGTGGGCTAAGCAGTGGCGGGAAAAGCACTGCAAAGGTGATATGATCGTCGTGCGTTTCGCTGACGATAGTGTCGCAGGCTTCCAGAACAAGGAAGATGGCGAAAGATTCCTAGCTGATCTGAAAGAGCGACTGGCAAAGTTCGCGCTAACGTTGCATCCAGAGAAAACCCGACTGATTGAGTTCGGCAGGTATGCTGCCAAGAACCGACAAAGACGGGGACAAGGGCGGCCGGAAACCTTTGACTTTCTCGGATTTACCCACATCTGTGGAGAGAAAGTAGTGGGGAAAGGCTTTCAGCTCTTGCGCAAGACGAAGCGCGGATCAGTGAGAACCAAGCTCGGAGAGGTAAAGAAAGAGCTGAGACGGCGAATGCATGTCTCAGTATCGGAACAGGGAAAGTGGCTGAACAGCGTGTTGAGAGGTCACTATGCCTATTTCGCAGTGCCCACAAACACGAGGGCGTTATCGGCATTCCGCTACCATGTTGCCAGACGTTGGATGAAGAGCCTCAGGCGCCGAAGCCAGCGGCATGTGATGACATGGGAGCGAATGATGATATATATTGATCAGTACCTCCCAAACCCAAAGATCCTTCACCCATGGCCGGAACAACGGTTTTGCGTCAAACACTCAAGTTAG
- a CDS encoding IS1380-like element ISCph9 family transposase: protein MSKNKRIRQNKKQHIQEILPTNDKLTGRAGLSLFALYLRNIQFFPIVDRMFGSMRKNSKGLPITELFVQMLSFFMDGTSRHLVWFDQLKADESYSAVLGSERLASSHTMKRFFGAFSFRRVYLFRKLLQDLFIWRLNQTKPKVIVLGLDTTVFDNNDAEKRHGVEPTYKKVKGFQPLQLNWGRYVVDAVFRGGKKHSNHGDTAEKMLRHMVGKIRTAYREDVLIIVRMDAGFYDDQIFNVCEELEIGYLCGGKQYANVIDEASESIDWQAYKKVTDERTSWMYTDFMCKQKTWKKERRTIFSTLWEDNGQYLLDGLCRDTVIITNIGKGEPIDKQLSAIEEEQWFKAETILARYHDRGTDELTNRALKTFGHEQLPFKRFPANAAWYYLMLLGNNLFESFKEDVTASVISVSVYAHTFRRQFIDTAAQIVCHSEKVQIKVPRAAYERLQFGKLFEICRNRLPQLC from the coding sequence ATGAGCAAAAATAAAAGGATTCGGCAGAATAAGAAACAGCATATTCAGGAAATTCTTCCAACAAATGACAAGTTGACCGGCAGGGCTGGCTTGAGCCTGTTTGCCCTGTATCTGCGCAATATCCAATTTTTTCCGATCGTTGATCGCATGTTTGGCAGCATGCGCAAGAACAGCAAGGGATTGCCGATCACCGAACTGTTCGTTCAAATGCTGAGCTTTTTCATGGATGGAACGAGTCGTCATCTGGTCTGGTTCGACCAGCTTAAGGCTGATGAGAGTTATTCGGCTGTCCTTGGTTCCGAACGATTGGCTTCATCGCATACCATGAAACGGTTCTTTGGTGCATTTTCCTTTCGGCGAGTCTACCTGTTCAGGAAGTTGTTGCAGGATCTGTTCATCTGGCGGCTGAACCAAACAAAACCCAAGGTTATTGTGCTTGGCCTCGATACGACGGTCTTCGACAACAATGATGCCGAAAAACGTCACGGCGTTGAACCCACGTATAAAAAGGTCAAAGGGTTCCAGCCCCTGCAACTGAATTGGGGCCGTTATGTGGTAGACGCGGTGTTCCGTGGCGGCAAGAAGCACTCCAATCATGGCGATACGGCCGAAAAGATGCTGCGGCATATGGTAGGGAAAATCCGGACAGCATACCGGGAAGATGTTCTCATCATTGTGCGTATGGACGCAGGGTTTTACGACGACCAGATCTTCAACGTCTGTGAAGAACTGGAGATCGGGTATCTGTGTGGCGGTAAACAATATGCCAACGTAATCGATGAAGCATCAGAGAGCATTGATTGGCAAGCCTACAAGAAAGTAACTGATGAACGGACAAGCTGGATGTATACGGATTTCATGTGCAAACAGAAGACGTGGAAGAAAGAACGGCGGACAATCTTCAGCACACTTTGGGAAGACAACGGGCAGTACTTACTCGACGGGTTATGTCGGGATACGGTGATCATTACCAACATTGGCAAGGGAGAACCAATCGACAAGCAGCTCAGCGCCATCGAAGAAGAGCAGTGGTTCAAAGCCGAAACGATTCTGGCCCGTTATCACGATCGGGGAACGGATGAACTCACTAACCGGGCACTGAAAACCTTTGGTCATGAACAATTGCCCTTCAAACGATTTCCGGCAAACGCAGCATGGTACTATCTGATGCTGCTGGGCAACAACCTCTTTGAATCCTTCAAGGAAGACGTGACAGCATCCGTTATATCGGTGTCGGTCTATGCTCATACCTTTCGTCGACAGTTCATCGATACCGCCGCTCAGATCGTTTGTCATTCAGAAAAGGTGCAGATAAAAGTCCCGAGAGCAGCTTATGAGCGGCTCCAATTCGGTAAGCTCTTTGAGATATGCCGGAATCGCTTGCCACAACTCTGTTAG
- a CDS encoding glycosyltransferase, translating to MQYKILYISKSFLRGGAAQGNNKVILALESVGHKIIKIDENEVFKYNLFIKIFRRIERVIEKIMLPENVDGHFVRMWGPTVKIKNVIDQYLPDIVQVGFSGGNILSFKEIAEIDMPIVFRMSDLWPFSGYSHYPTQVELNYIDKIKRYICVRIFNHNYKNDVVSCLRKSNIYIAFPSLWLKNSIAGKMSRVNNLSVIRNSYMYSLSESNKIEKQDKHATDKNIVLVVVASKLDDYRKGVWGLKRYLNDLVKGIPIKYLLIGNYSVKMKREFDRCSDGVVFYGPLNNKDVINVISSANYLLCPSIYDNSPNVILEAYSVMVPVIVQCGGGAAEYVKDGYNGLFFDFLNSLPGDLSKLIVSEKSKGIKKENCYQTLLDDYSLKKIGDDYTKLYEKALVSYQR from the coding sequence ATGCAATACAAAATTCTTTATATATCTAAATCATTTCTTCGTGGGGGTGCTGCACAAGGAAATAATAAAGTGATTTTAGCACTCGAAAGCGTTGGACATAAAATAATAAAAATAGATGAAAACGAGGTTTTTAAATATAATCTATTTATAAAAATCTTTCGTAGGATTGAGCGTGTGATAGAAAAGATTATGTTGCCAGAAAATGTAGATGGGCATTTTGTTCGTATGTGGGGACCAACAGTAAAAATAAAAAATGTTATTGATCAGTATTTGCCTGATATTGTGCAGGTAGGTTTTTCTGGTGGAAATATTCTGTCGTTTAAAGAAATAGCAGAAATAGATATGCCGATAGTATTTAGAATGTCTGATCTATGGCCGTTTTCGGGCTATTCTCATTATCCGACTCAAGTTGAATTAAATTATATTGATAAAATAAAGCGCTATATTTGTGTGAGGATATTTAATCATAACTATAAAAATGATGTGGTCTCATGTCTTCGAAAATCAAATATATATATAGCTTTTCCGAGTTTATGGTTAAAGAATTCTATTGCTGGTAAAATGAGTAGAGTCAATAATTTGAGTGTGATAAGAAATTCATATATGTATTCATTAAGTGAAAGTAATAAAATAGAAAAACAAGATAAACATGCGACTGATAAAAATATTGTTTTAGTGGTGGTTGCTTCGAAATTAGATGATTACAGAAAAGGAGTTTGGGGATTAAAGCGATATTTAAATGATCTTGTGAAAGGTATTCCTATAAAGTATTTATTGATTGGTAATTATTCGGTTAAAATGAAAAGAGAGTTTGACCGTTGTAGTGATGGGGTCGTGTTTTATGGCCCTTTAAATAATAAGGATGTTATTAATGTTATATCTAGTGCAAATTATTTGCTTTGCCCATCAATATATGATAATTCCCCTAATGTTATCTTGGAGGCTTATTCAGTAATGGTGCCTGTGATTGTCCAATGTGGGGGTGGAGCTGCTGAATATGTAAAAGATGGGTATAATGGTTTGTTTTTTGACTTTTTGAATTCCTTACCAGGAGATTTAAGTAAGCTTATAGTCAGCGAAAAATCAAAAGGCATTAAAAAGGAAAATTGTTATCAGACTCTTCTTGATGATTATTCATTAAAAAAGATAGGTGATGATTATACGAAATTATATGAAAAAGCGTTAGTCTCATATCAAAGATAA